The Pseudomonas sp. R4-35-07 nucleotide sequence ATCTCCATCACCAGCTTGATACCCGCTGCCTGCAATTTGTCGGCGGCGTACTTGAGGTTGGCGACGAAGGTTTTCTCAATGGTTTCGTCATCCACGCCTTGCGGCCGGATGCCCGCCAGGCAATTGACCTGGGTATTGCCCAGCACCTGGGCGTAGGCGATAGCCAGCTTGACCCCGGCGCGGAATTCTTCGACCCGGTCGGGGTGGCAGGCCAGGCCGCGTTCGCCTTTGGCCCAGTCGCCGGCCGGCAGGTTGAACAGCACCTGGGTCAGGCCGTTGGCGTCGAGCTGCGCCTTGATCTCAGCTGAGCTGAATTCGTACGGGAACAGGTACTCCACCCCTTCGAAGCCGGCATCGGCGGCCGCTTTGAAGCGGGCAAGGAAATCCTGCTCGGTAAACAGCATGGACAGGTTGGCGGCAAAGCGCGGCATAGGGTTCTCCTTAATCGAGCAGGGAAATGGCGGTCGGTGCGTCGTTGCCGACCAGGGCCAGGTCTTCGAATTCGTTGACGGCGTTGATCTCGGTGCCCATGGAAATATTGGTCACGCGCTCCAGAATAATCTCAACGATCACCGGCACCTTGAATTCTTCAATCATTTCCTGAGCGCGGCGCAGCGCCGGCTGGATCTGGCTCGGCTCGAACACGCGCAGGGCTTTGCAACCCAGGCCTTCGGCAACCGCGACGTGGTCCACGCCATAGCCGTTGAGTTCGGGGGCGTTGAGGTTGTCGAAAGACAGCTGCACGCAGTAGTCCATTTCAAAGCCGCGTTGCGCCTGGCGGATCAGGCCAAGGTAGGAATTGTTCACCACCACGTGGATATACGGCAGCTTGAATTGCGCGCCCACGGCCAGCTCTTCGATCATGAACTGGAAGTCGTAGTCGCCCGACAGGGCCACCACTTTGCGGCTCGGGTCGGCCTTGACCACCCCGAGCGCCGCCGGAATCGTCCAGCCCAAGGGCCCGGCCTGGCCGCAGTTGATCCAGTGGCGTGGCTTATACACATGCAGAAACTGCGCGCCGGCGATCTGCGACAGGCCGATGGTGCTCACGTAGCAGGTGTCTTTGCCGAACACCTGGTTCATCTCTTCGTACACCCGTTGCGGCTTGACGGGCACGTTGTCGAAGTGGGTCTTGCGGTGCAGGGTGGCCTTGCGCTGCTGGCAATCATGGAGCCAGGCGCTGCGGTCCTTGAGCTTGCCGGCGGCTTTCCACTCGCGGGCGACTTCAATGAACATCGTCAGCGCGGCGCCGGCGTCGGACACGATGCCCAGGTCTGGGGTGAATACGCGGCCAATCTGGGTAGGTTCGATGTCGACGTGGATGAATTTGCGGCCCTCGGTATACACCTCCACCGAACCGGTGTGGCGGTTGGCCCAGCGGTTGCCGATGCCCAGCACCACGTCCGACTTGAGCATCGTCGCGTTGCCATAGCGGTGGGAGGTTTGCAGGCCGACCATGCCCACCATCTGCGGGTGATCGTCGGGAATGGTGCCCCAGCCCATCAGGGTCGGGATCACCGGAATGCCGGTCAACTCGGCGAATTCCACCAGCAACTCGCTGGCGTCAGCGTTGATCACACCGCCGCCGCTCACCAGCAGTGGGCGTTCGGCCTGGTCGAGCAGGGCCAGGGCCTTTTCCACCTGGATGCGTGTCGCCAATGGCTTGGCCAGGGGCAGCGGCTGGTAGGCGTCGATGTCGAACTCGATTTCGGCCATCTGCACGTCGAACGGCAGGTCGATCAGCACCGGGCCAGGACGGCCGGAGCGCATTTCATAGAAGGCTTTCTGAAACGCGTAGGGCACCTGGCCGGGTTCGAGCACGGTGGTCGCCCACTTGGTCACCGGCTTGACGATGCTGGTGATGTCGACGGCCTGGAAGTCTTCCTTGTGCATGCGGGCACGGGGCGCTTGCCCGGTGATGCACAGGATCGGGATCGAGTCGGCCGAGGCGCTGTACAGGCCGGTGACCATATCGGTGCCCGCCGGGCCCGAGGTGCCGATGCACACGCCGATATTGCCGGCCTTGGTGCGGGTGTAGCCCTCGGCCATGTGTGAGGCGCCTTCAACGTGGCGAGCAAGGACGTGATCGATGCCACCCACCTTCTGCAAGGCCGAATACAACGGGTTGATCGCGGCGCCTGGGATACCGAAGGCGGTGTCCACCCCTTCACGGCGCATCACCAGGACGGCGGCTTCGATTGCTCTCATTTTGCTCATGGTTTTGGTGCCTCTTGCGTTTTGTAATTGTATACAAGTGGTGTCTGGACAAAGTGTATTCACGGCGACTAGCGCAGGTCAATGCATTTTGTAAACTGGCCTTTGCGTTCGTCGGAACGGCTTTTTTCGACGTATGGACGGTTTGTTTGGAAATATTGTATACAAAAATAAATATCATTGTGTTCTATTTGTTCGATCAAGCATCTGATCAAACAGACCTCCACCGCATTCCCAATAAAAAGAAGGACGGCACCATGAGCGCTTTAACCTTGAAACTTGCCACCCAACTGGCCAGCCAGGCCCTGGCCGCAGGCCGCACCATTGCCGCCGCGCCACTGACCATCGCGGTGCTCGACAGTGGCGGCCACTTGGTCACCCTGCAACGCGAAGACGGGGCGAGCCTGCTGCGCCCGCAGATCGCCATCGGCAAAGCCTGGGGCGCGATTGCCCTGGGCAAAGGCTCACG carries:
- the hyi gene encoding hydroxypyruvate isomerase encodes the protein MPRFAANLSMLFTEQDFLARFKAAADAGFEGVEYLFPYEFSSAEIKAQLDANGLTQVLFNLPAGDWAKGERGLACHPDRVEEFRAGVKLAIAYAQVLGNTQVNCLAGIRPQGVDDETIEKTFVANLKYAADKLQAAGIKLVMEMINTRDIPGFYLNNTAQALSIREQVGSDNLFLQYDIYHMQIMEGDLARTLATRLGVINHIQLADNPGRNEPGTGEINYRFLFEHLDRIGYTGWVGCEYKPLTTTEAGLGWLKSHNAI
- the gcl gene encoding glyoxylate carboligase, coding for MSKMRAIEAAVLVMRREGVDTAFGIPGAAINPLYSALQKVGGIDHVLARHVEGASHMAEGYTRTKAGNIGVCIGTSGPAGTDMVTGLYSASADSIPILCITGQAPRARMHKEDFQAVDITSIVKPVTKWATTVLEPGQVPYAFQKAFYEMRSGRPGPVLIDLPFDVQMAEIEFDIDAYQPLPLAKPLATRIQVEKALALLDQAERPLLVSGGGVINADASELLVEFAELTGIPVIPTLMGWGTIPDDHPQMVGMVGLQTSHRYGNATMLKSDVVLGIGNRWANRHTGSVEVYTEGRKFIHVDIEPTQIGRVFTPDLGIVSDAGAALTMFIEVAREWKAAGKLKDRSAWLHDCQQRKATLHRKTHFDNVPVKPQRVYEEMNQVFGKDTCYVSTIGLSQIAGAQFLHVYKPRHWINCGQAGPLGWTIPAALGVVKADPSRKVVALSGDYDFQFMIEELAVGAQFKLPYIHVVVNNSYLGLIRQAQRGFEMDYCVQLSFDNLNAPELNGYGVDHVAVAEGLGCKALRVFEPSQIQPALRRAQEMIEEFKVPVIVEIILERVTNISMGTEINAVNEFEDLALVGNDAPTAISLLD